A region of Solanum dulcamara chromosome 7, daSolDulc1.2, whole genome shotgun sequence DNA encodes the following proteins:
- the LOC129895999 gene encoding ornithine decarboxylase-like, which produces MMSTDFGKISRVHNIPKDGMTNLIRSIAAEKHEAGQPFYLLDLATIERLMDKWNYSFPNIKPFYAVKCNNEPALVTKLAKLGANFDCASLLEIDTVLSHGISPNQIIFANPCKAISHIKHAAAVGVNLTTFDSKLEVDKIKKWHPQCHLLLRIKAPSDSGSLRPLGKKFGALPEEIEPLLHYACNVAGLKVVGVSFHVGSIAQDPNIYREAIASARGAFDVADYLGIPKMKILNIGGGFRSTPLFEEIAGVVNEAVRNYFPEPNYLTIIAEPGRFFPETAFTLVTHVIGKRVRGEKIEYWIDEGIYGSFRPTLYNNCFVGTKTISMKECCEICESSTIYGPSCDSLDAVAVDITLPELQLDDLIVFYNMGAYSKCAGTKFNGFDMLSTPTYLVSTNST; this is translated from the coding sequence ATGATGTCTACAGATTTTGGTAAAATTAGTCGTGTGCACAATATACCAAAAGATGGGATGACGAATTTAATCCGTTCAATTGCGGCAGAGAAGCATGAAGCTGGTCAACCATTTTATTTACTCGATTTGGCCACAATTGAGAGGCTTATGGACAAATGGAATTATTCTTTTCCAAATATAAAGCCTTTCTATGCCGTCAAGTGCAACAATGAACCTGCACTTGTTACCAAATTAGCCAAGTTGGGTGCTAATTTTGATTGTGCTAGCCTACTCGAGATTGACACTGTCTTAAGTCACGGAATTAGCCCAAACCAAATCATTTTTGCTAATCCGTGCAAGGCTATTTCCCACATCAAGCACGCTGCCGCTGTCGGGGTCAATCTCACAACTTTTGATTCCAAGCTCGAAGTTGACAAAATCAAAAAATGGCACCCGCAATGCCATTTGTTGCTCCGAATCAAAGCCCCTAGTGACAGCGGCTCGTTGCGCCCCCTCGGGAAAAAATTCGGAGCACTGCCCGAAGAAATTGAACCCCTCCTGCATTACGCTTGCAATGTGGCTGGCCTAAAAGTTGTAGGCGTTTCATTTCACGTCGGATCTATAGCACAAGATCCCAACATTTATCGCGAGGCGATCGCCAGTGCCAGGGGCGCGTTTGATGTAGCTGATTATCTTGGAATTcctaaaatgaaaatattaaatattggcGGGGGATTTAGATCAACCCCGTTGTTTGAGGAAATAGCAGGTGTAGTAAATGAAGCAGTCCGAAATTATTTCCCTGAGCCTAATTATTTAACAATAATTGCGGAGCCAGGGCGATTCTTTCCTGAAACGGCTTTTACTTTAGTTACACATGTGATTGGCAAAAGAGTTCGAGGTGAGAAAATAGAGTATTGGATTGACGAAGGGATTTATGGATCGTTTAGGCCAACACTTTACAACAATTGCTTTGTGGGTACGAAGACAATTTCAATGAAAGAATGTTGTGAAATATGTGAATCATCGACCATTTACGGACCAAGCTGTGACTCCCTTGATGCAGTGGCCGTTGACATAACATTGCCGGAGCTTCAGTTGGATGATTTGATAGTGTTCTATAATATGGGCGCATACTCAAAATGTGCGGGAACCAAGTTTAATGGATTTGATATGTTATCTACACCTACCTATCTTGTTAGCACAAATTctacataa
- the LOC129894276 gene encoding sucrose synthase 5-like produces MATTTVADSMPDALKQSRYHMKRCFARFIATGRRLMKLKNLMEDIENTIEDKAEKTKVLEGSLGQTLSSTQEAAVVPPYVAFAVRHNPGCWDYVKVNADNLSVEAISPKEYLKFKEMIFDEEWAKDDNALEVDFGVFDYSNPRLALSSSVGNGLNFVSKVMSSKLGGKPEEAQPLLDYLLALNHQGENLMINENLNSVSKLQAALIVAEVFVSSFPKDTLYKNFEHKLKEWGFEKGWGDNAGRVRETMRLASEILQAPDPINMESFFSRLPTTFNIVIFSIHGYFGQADVLGLPDTGGQVVYILDQVRALEEEMLRRIKQQGLNVKPKILVVTRLIPDARGTTCNQEMEPILNSSHSHILRIPFRTEKGVLRQWVSRFDIYPYLENYAKDATTKILELMEGKPDLIIGNYTDGNLVASLLANKLGVTQGTIAHALEKTKYEDSDVKSEDFDPKYHFSCQFTADLLAMNAADFIITSTYQEIAGSETRPGQYESHTAFTMPGLYRVVSGINVFDPKFNIAAPGAEQSAYFPFTEKQKRFIKFHAAIEELLYSNEENNEHVGFLADKTKPIIFSMARFDTVKNLTGLTEWYGKNKKLRNLVNLVIVGGFFDPSKSKDREEAAEIKKMHELIEKYNLKGQMRWIAAQTDKYRNSELYRTIADTKGAFVQPALYEAFGLTVIEAMNCGLPTFATNQGGPAEIIVDGISGFHIDPYNRDESSNKIADFFEKCKVDSKYWNRISEGGLKRIEECYTWKIYANKVLNMGSIYGFWRQFNVGQKQARQRYFELFYNPLFRKLANNVPIPHEEPLPVATSDSTQSQEPKLPLPVPSAVAKLLPLPTIAPQKKEQKQEEKQLDTTTSRTEIMQHTKHWLCLCVSASIIVYAVVKLYRLVNDRKS; encoded by the exons ATGGCTACTACAACAGTTGCTGATAGCATGCCTGATGCTTTGAAACAAAGCCGATATCATATGAAGAGATGTTTCGCTAG GTTCATTGCCACGGGGAGGAGGCTGATGAAGttgaaaaatttaatggaagatatAGAAAATACTATTGAAGATAAGGCAGAAAAAACCAAAGTCTTGGAGGGTTCACTTGGACAAACTCTGAGTTCCACACAG GAGGCAGCTGTTGTGCCACCTTATGTTGCCTTTGCAGTAAGGCACAATCCTGGCTGCTGGGATTATGTCAAAGTTAATGCTGACAATCTCTCTGTGGAAGCTATTTCACCCAAAGAATATCTCAAATTCAAAGAGATGATCTTTGATGAGGAATG GGCAAAGGATGATAATGCACTGGAAGTAGATTTTGGTGTTTTTGACTACTCTAATCCTCGGTTAGCCCTTTCTTCTTCTGTCGGGAATGGGCTCAACTTCGTCTCAAAAGTTATGTCATCAAAGCTAGGTGGAAAGCCAGAGGAAGCCCAACCTTTGCTTGATTACTTACTAGCTCTTAATCATCAAGGAGAG AATCTAATGATCAATGAGAATCTGAATAGTGTCTCTAAGCTTCAAGCAGCACTGATAGTAGCTGAAGTTTTTGTATCTTCGTTCCCCAAAGACACACTGTATAAGAACTTTGAGCATAA GCTAAAAGAATGGGGATTTGAGAAAGGATGGGGTGACAATGCCGGAAGAGTAAGAGAGACAATGAGACTGGCTTCTGAGATACTCCAAGCTCCGGATCCCATAAATATGGAATCCTTTTTCAGCAGGCTTCCTACTACTTTCAACATTGTTATCTTCTCCATTCATGGTTACTTTGGCCAAGCAGATGTTCTTGGTTTGCCCGATACTGGAGGCCAG GTTGTTTATATTCTTGATCAAGTAAGAGCTTTAGAGGAGGAAATGTTGCGAAGAATCAAGCAGCAAGGCTTAAACGTGAAGCCCAAGATTCTTGTG GTTACTCGCCTTATACCAGATGCTCGAGGGACAACATGCAATCAGGAGATGGAGCCTATACTAAACTCGTCCCATTCACACATCCTGAGAATCCCATTTAGGACTGAGAAAGGGGTTCTTCGTCAATGGGTTTCTCGGTTTGATATCTACCCTTACTTGGAGAACTACGCCAAG GATGCTACCACTAAGATACTTGAGCTCATGGAAGGTAAACCAGACCTCATAATTGGAAACTACACTGATGGAAACTTAGTGGCATCTCTATTGGCCAACAAGCTTGGAGTTACTCAG GGTACCATTGCTCATGCATTAGAGAAAACGAAGTATGAAGATTCCGATGTCAAATCGGAGGACTTTGATCCCAAGTATCACTTTTCTTGCCAATTTACTGCTGATTTATTGGCAATGAATGCTGCTGATTTTATCATCACCAGCACATATCAAGAAATTGCTGGAAG TGAGACAAGGCCTGGACAATATGAAAGCCACACAGCATTTACAATGCCAGGGCTTTACAGAGTTGTTTCAGGTATCAATGTCTTTGATCCAAAGTTCAACATTGCTGCACCTGGGGCTGAACAGTCTGCCTATTTCCCCTTCACTGAGAAACAGAAACGATTCATTAAATTTCATGCTGCTATTGAGGAATTACTTTACAGTAATGAGGAAAACAATGAGCACGT TGGATTTCTTGCAGACAAGACAAAACCGATTATATTTTCAATGGCAAGATTTGATACAGTGAAGAATCTAACCGGCTTGACTGAGTGGTATGGGAAGAATAAGAAGTTGCGGAACTTGGTAAACCTTGTTATCGTTGGGGGATTCTTCGATCCATCAAAATCAAAAGATCGAGAGGAAGCAGCTGAAATCAAGAAGATGCATGAGTTGATTGAGAAATACAATCTCAAGGGACAGATGAGATGGATagcagctcaaacggataaatATAGAAACAGTGAGCTATATAGGACTATCGCGGACACTAAGGGAGCTTTCGTTCAACCAGCTTTATACGAAGCATTTGGACTGACCGTTATTGAAGCAATGAACTGTGGATTGCCTACATTTGCAACCAATCAAGGAGGACCTGCAGAAATCATTGTCGATGGGATCTCAGGCTTCCATATTGATCCTTACAATAGGGACGAGTCGAGCAATAAAATAGCTGATTTCTTTGAGAAATGCAAGGTTGATTCTAAATATTGGAACAGGATATCAGAAGGAGGTCTCAAGCGCATTGAAGAATG TTATACATGGAAGATTTACGCTAACAAAGTGTTGAACATGGGATCAATCTACGGATTCTGGAGACAATTCAATGTGGGGCAAAAACAGGCCAGACAGAGATATTTTGAGTTGTTTTACAATCCTCTCTTCAGGAAATTg GCCAATAACGTCCCGATCCCACATGAAGAGCCCTTGCCAGTTGCAACATCAGATAGTACTCAATCCCAAGAACCAAAACTACCACTACCTGTTCCATCAGCTGTAGCAAAACTTCTGCCATTACCAAC AATTGCACCTcagaaaaaagaacaaaaacaagAAGAGAAACAGCTTGATACTACTACATCAAGAACCGAGATCATGCAGCATACTAAACATTGGCTTTGCCTATGTGTTTCTGCTTCGATCATCGTTTATGCTGTGGTGAAATTGTATCGTCTAGTGAATGATCGAAAATCTTAA